Proteins co-encoded in one Paracrocinitomix mangrovi genomic window:
- the fabG gene encoding 3-oxoacyl-[acyl-carrier-protein] reductase encodes MGLLDGKVAIITGASRGIGKAIAQEFIKEGAKVAFTYLSSDEKAKALEAELTANGGVAKGFKSNAAEFQAAQDLADAVVEEFGTIDILVNNAGITKDNLLMRMSEEDWDAVIDVNLKSTFNLTKAVMRPMLKARSGSIINMSSVVGVSGNPGQANYAASKAGMLGFTKSVAQELGSRNIRCNAIAPGFIETEMTAALDENVVQGWRDGIPMKRGGTPEDVAKTTVFLASDLSSYVTGQTINVCGGMLTC; translated from the coding sequence ATGGGATTATTAGACGGAAAAGTTGCAATTATTACCGGAGCTTCAAGAGGAATTGGTAAGGCAATTGCTCAAGAATTTATAAAAGAAGGTGCCAAAGTTGCTTTTACTTATTTGTCATCTGATGAAAAAGCCAAAGCTTTAGAAGCTGAGTTAACTGCGAATGGTGGTGTTGCTAAAGGTTTTAAATCTAACGCTGCAGAATTTCAAGCTGCACAAGATTTAGCAGATGCTGTTGTAGAAGAATTTGGTACGATCGATATTTTGGTTAATAATGCAGGTATAACAAAAGACAATCTTTTAATGAGAATGAGTGAAGAAGATTGGGATGCAGTTATTGACGTCAATCTTAAATCTACTTTCAACCTAACTAAAGCCGTTATGAGACCAATGTTGAAGGCTAGATCAGGCTCGATTATTAATATGAGTTCAGTAGTTGGTGTTTCAGGTAACCCGGGTCAAGCTAATTACGCTGCATCTAAAGCAGGTATGTTAGGATTTACAAAATCTGTGGCGCAAGAATTAGGTTCTAGAAACATTAGATGTAATGCTATTGCTCCTGGATTTATTGAAACCGAAATGACTGCAGCCTTAGATGAAAACGTTGTACAAGGATGGAGAGATGGTATCCCTATGAAAAGAGGTGGAACCCCGGAAGATGTAGCGAAAACTACAGTGTTTTTGGCATCTGATTTATCTAGCTATGTTACTGGACAGACAATCAATGTTTGCGGCGGGATGTTAACTTGCTAA
- a CDS encoding dicarboxylate/amino acid:cation symporter — MSKEKSKGLALHWKILIGMALGIVWAFISIYKGFNEFTNDWIAPFGTIFIRALKFIAIPLVMFSIIVGISSLHDIKKLGRVGAKTLGVYLITTVLAVSIGLIFVNIARPGDAISEEQKIHNRIEYELWVKSLDGAVEFKDDIRLSEDPKYAAIVEKISGEEVVVDENVAKVQSAADANKDAGPLSALVDMVPENIVLSLGNPKLMLQVIVFSIFFGICLLFITTEKSAPVIKVFDGINEVFLKMVDVVMKGAPFFVFALMAAKLSSMANSIDELLDLLASLGQYSLVVIVGLLFLIFMYPLLVSMLVKKIKYAEFWRKISPAQLTAFSTSSSAATLPVTMECVEDGVGVKKEISSFVLPIGATVNMDGTSLYQAVAVIFLAQLHGIDLALGEQLIIVMTATLASIGSAAVPSAGLVMLMMVLISVGLNPAWIAIIIPVDRILDMCRTVVNVTGDASVTTIIAASENELKTES, encoded by the coding sequence ATGAGTAAAGAAAAATCAAAAGGTCTTGCCCTACATTGGAAGATTTTAATTGGTATGGCATTAGGAATTGTCTGGGCATTTATTTCAATCTATAAAGGATTCAATGAATTCACTAATGATTGGATTGCGCCTTTTGGAACCATCTTTATTCGTGCACTTAAGTTTATAGCTATTCCTTTGGTAATGTTTTCTATCATAGTTGGAATATCTTCATTACATGATATAAAAAAATTGGGTAGGGTAGGAGCTAAAACACTAGGAGTTTATTTAATTACTACGGTTTTAGCTGTTTCAATAGGTTTAATATTTGTAAATATTGCCCGCCCTGGAGATGCTATTTCTGAAGAACAAAAAATTCACAATAGAATTGAATATGAATTGTGGGTTAAGTCGCTTGATGGTGCAGTTGAATTCAAAGATGATATTAGATTATCTGAAGATCCAAAATATGCTGCTATCGTTGAGAAGATTTCAGGTGAAGAAGTTGTTGTTGATGAAAATGTTGCTAAAGTCCAATCTGCTGCTGATGCCAATAAAGATGCAGGTCCATTGTCTGCACTGGTAGATATGGTTCCTGAAAATATTGTGCTTTCACTTGGGAATCCTAAATTGATGTTACAAGTAATTGTGTTTTCTATCTTTTTCGGAATATGTCTCCTTTTTATTACTACAGAAAAATCTGCGCCAGTTATTAAAGTTTTTGATGGAATCAATGAAGTATTTTTAAAAATGGTAGATGTTGTAATGAAAGGGGCGCCTTTTTTTGTTTTTGCCTTGATGGCAGCCAAACTTTCATCAATGGCAAACTCAATTGATGAACTTCTTGATTTATTGGCTTCTTTGGGACAGTATTCTCTCGTAGTGATTGTAGGACTTTTATTCTTGATTTTTATGTACCCATTACTTGTGTCAATGTTGGTTAAAAAAATTAAGTATGCTGAGTTTTGGAGAAAAATTTCGCCGGCTCAATTAACAGCCTTCTCTACAAGTTCGTCTGCTGCTACTTTGCCTGTTACAATGGAATGTGTTGAAGATGGGGTAGGAGTTAAAAAAGAAATTTCAAGCTTTGTTTTGCCTATTGGCGCTACTGTTAATATGGATGGAACTTCATTGTATCAAGCTGTAGCTGTGATTTTTCTTGCTCAATTGCATGGTATTGATTTAGCATTAGGTGAACAATTGATTATCGTTATGACTGCTACTTTAGCATCAATAGGTTCTGCAGCAGTGCCTAGTGCGGGTCTTGTAATGTTAATGATGGTGTTAATTTCTGTAGGATTGAATCCAGCTTGGATTGCAATAATAATTCCGGTTGACCGAATTTTAGACATGTGTAGAACAGTCGTAAATGTTACTGGTGATGCATCCGTAACAACCATTATTGCCGCAAGTGAAAATGAACTTAAAACAGAGAGTTAA